CAGCGTGTCCCAGCCGCAGGGCCAGCCGCTCGCGCGTCAACTGCCCGGCAGCCTCCGGGAGGGCGGGATTGAAGAGCGGGCTGAAGCCCTTGTGGAGCTCCGAGGAGATGAAGGAGAGCGTCTCCTGGAGGCGGTAGCGCTCCAGGGTGCCGTTGGCCGGCGCCAGCTTCTTGTCGGGGACCTGGTCCGCCAGGAACTGGAGGATGGCGGGGACCTCCGTCAGCACGCTGCCGTCGTCGAACTGGATCGCCGGGACATAACCCTTGGCGTTGATGGCGAGGAAGTCCGCGCCCGTCTCCGTCTTCTTGGCGCGGATGTCCACCTTCTCGAGCGTGAAGGGGAGGCCCCCTTCACGCAGGACGATGTGCGGGGACAGCGAACAGGCGCCGGGAGCATGGAAGAGTTTCATGGCGCGGATTCCTGCACGAGTCCGGCTCCGGGTGCCATGAATTCAAATGCACGCCAGGGTAGGTGCTCGCACGCCACGTCGCGCGAGGCCCCCCGGGTCGGCCTTGCCCAGGTGACCGGCTGGCACTGCGAGTGATAGTGGTGCGCGCGGGCCGGCAACGGTCCGGGGAGCTCGTCCGGTCATTTCACCTCAGCGCATGCCCGGCCCCGCGGGCCTGCTCGGATACCTGAACCTATGCGTTTCAAGCAGTCTCTCCTGCTGCCCCTCGCGGTCCTCTCCCTGGGTGTGCTGCCGGCGTGCTCGGATGATGGCGATGACAACCCGCCGGGTGGCGATGCGGGCACGACGGACGCCGGTACCGATGCGGGAGTCGACGCGGGTGACGACTACCCGGGGCCCAGCACCGAGCCCGGTACGTGTCCCGAGGGCGCGCTGCTCTGCGAGTTGTTCGACGACGGGGCGTCTCCGCCCGCGCACTGGATGGCGGAGACCGAGAACGCCACGATCCAGGTCGATGGTACGCGGACGCGCAACGGCGCGGGTGCGCTGCACATCGTCACCGTGGACGGACGCGACGAGCGGGTGCAGCCGGGCGCCACCATCGCGCGGTTGCGGCGGCGCATCGACGCGTTCGACACCCGGCTCTTCGTGCGCGCGCACGTCTACATGCGCTCGTTGCCGGGGATGTTCGGGCAGATGGGCACCTTCTTCGTGCTCTCCAACTTCGAATCGGACTTCGGTGGCTTCGAGCTCCAGGTGATGCAGGACAGCGGCTTCGCGCTGGACGACTGGACGATGCGCGAGGGGCAGGGGTGGAACCGTCAGCCCGAGCCCATCGGGGTGGGCATGGAGGCCGGGCGGTGGGTGTGCCTGGAGTGGGAGGTCCGCCGCGACAGCGCGTCGAGCACGCACGGCAACACGCGCGTCTACGTGGACGGCACGCTGGCGCATGACTTCACGAGCGTCGGCATGCGCGCCTTCAACAACATCGCCGTGGGCTACGGCTTCGTCCATCCGTTGGGGCCGTCGGGCTCCGAGACGTGGCTCGACAACGTCGTGGTCAGCACGCGGCGCATCGGCTGCGACTGAGTCCACGCGCGGCCTCCACCGTGCTTGTCAGGCGCCGTGGTGACACGAAGGCTCGCGCGCCGATGCGCGGGCCTCGTGAATGGACACACGGCATGTCGTTGAATGGCATGGGACCGAGGACGTTCGACCTGACGGCGGGGACGAGCGGCGCCGTCGGCGGGTGGAGGCAGGGGCGTCGCACGTGGGCTCGCGGCGCTTTGCGTCTGCGACGAATCACGGTGGCGGCTTCCTGGGCCGTGCGAAGGTCATGAATCCCAATGCATGCCGGGTTAGGTCTCTGGCGCCTTGGCGGGCCCCGGGTCTGTCTTACCCGGGTGACCCGCAGGCATTGTGAGTGATAAGGGATGCGTTGGTCGGCCCTGGTCTGGGGAACCCGTCCGGCCATTTCATCTCACCGCATGCCCGGCCCCGCGGGCCTGTCCGGATACCCGAGCCCATGCGTTTCAAGCGGTCTCTCCTGCTGCCTCTCGTGGTTCTTGCTCTGGGCGTGCTGCCGGCGTGCTCGGAGGGTGGTGATGACAACCCGCCCCGCACGGACGCGGGCATGGATGCCGGCGCGGGAGGGGACACCGACGCGGGGGCGGGCGAGGAGTCCGACGCCGGGGCCGACGCGGGTGCAGGTGAGGACGCCGGTGCCGATGCGGGGGCGGGCGAGGACGCAGGCGCCGACGCGGGTGCGGAGTCCGACGCGGGTGCGGAGTCCGACGCGGGGATGGATGCCGGCGTGGGCGAGGACTCTGACGCGGGGACGGACGCGGGCGCTGACGCCGGCGACGACTACCCCGGGCCCAGCAACGAGCCCAGCACTTGTCCCGATGACGTGCTGCTTTGCGAGCTGTTCGACGAGGGCATGACTCCGCCCCCGTATTGGACGGTTCATGAGGATCACGCCACCCTCCAGGTCGACGGTACACGGACGCGCAATGGCGCGGGCGCGCTGCACATCATCACCGAGGACGGGCACGACGGGCGGGAGCAGGTCGTTTCCACCATCGCGAATGCGCAGCGTCGAATCGACGCGTTCGGCACCCGGCTCTTCGTGCGCGCGCACGTCTACATGCGCTCGTTGCCGAGGATCTTCGGGCAGATGGGCACCGTCTTCATGCTCGCCAATCTGGATGAGGACTTTGGTGGGGTCGAACTCCAGGTGATGCAGGACAGCGGCTTCGCGCTGGACGACTGGACCGGCCGCGAGGGGCAGGGGTGGACCCCTCAGCCCGAGCCCATTCTGGTGGGCATGGCAGCCGGGCGGTGGGTGTGCCTGGAGTGGGAGGTCCACCGTGAGAGCACGTCCAGCACACACGGCGACATGCGTGTCTACGTGGACGGCATGCTGGCGCATGACTTCGTCAACATCGGCATGCGCGCCTTCAACAGCATCACCGTGGGCTACGGCTTCGTCCACCCCTTGGGGCCGTCGGGCTCCGAGACGTGGCTCGACAACGTCGTGGTCAGTACGCGACGCATCGGCTGCGACTGAGCCCACGCGCCGCCACGGCGTGTGTCAGGATGCCTTGGGAATGTTCGTGTTGAGGTGACACGAAGGCTCGCGCATCGATGCGCGGGCCCTGTGGACAGGACACACGACATGTCGCTCAAGGGCATTGGACAGCAGACGTTGGACGTCATCGAGCGGGGCCAGTACCTGGCTCCCTCGGGGCGGCGCGTCGATTTGGGAGATTCGGTCGAACGCGCGGTTCAAGGCACGGTGTTGTACCGGCCGGGCGAGTTCTCGCGCATCACGGTGGACACCTCGCCCGTGGAACCTCCGTCCGGAGTCCGCATTGAGGTGACGGCGGAGAAGACCGGCGCCGCCGCGCGTCGGCTGGTGGAGGCGGGCGCCGCGCACGTGGGCGCGCTGAACTTCGCGTCGGCGAAGAACCCCGGTGGCGGTTTCCTGGGCGGTGCGAAGGCGCAAGAGGAGGACCTGGCGCGCTGCTCGGCGCTGTACCCGTGCCTGCTCACGCAGCGCGACTACTACGACGCCAACCGCGCGGACCCGTCACCGCTCTACACGGACCATCTCATCTACGCGCCGGACGTGCCCTTCGTCCGGGACGAGTCCCTGGCGTTCCTGGAGCAACCCTTCCAGGTCTCCATCCTCACGGCGCCCGCCCCCAACGCGGGCGTGGCGCTGTCACGCGACTCGGGCGTGGGCGCGAGCATCCGCGAGGTGCTTCAGTCCCGCGCGCTGAACGTGCTCCGGGTGGCCGCGCACCAGGGCCACCGGACGTTGGTGCTCGGCGCGTGGGGCTGCGGCGTGTTCCGCAACAACCCCGTCGAGGTCGCCGAGGCCTTCGCCCTCGCGCTGGCCTCGTTCCCCGGCGCCTTCACGCACGTCGTCTTCGCCGTCTACGAGCGCGGCGGCGATGGGCCGAACCTGCGCGCGTTCCAGGCGCGCTTCGGCTGAGGCGCGCCAGTGTCCGACGGGACTGAGCGAGCAGCCAGGCGAGCGGCCGTTGGGGCCCGGCGGGGCCATGTGCATCGTTCCCTGACGGACGGGGCTGTGGCACCGGAAAGGAACGACGACACATGGCGACGGGGACGTTGCGCCGGCCCGACCTCCAACGGGCGGCACGGGCGGGGCGGGAAGCAAGCCGCAGCGGCGTGGAGTGGGCGGCCCGAGCGGGCTACACGGCGCGTGGCGCCGTCTACGCGGTGATTGGCGCGCTGGCGTTGATGCTGGCCACGGGCGAGGGCGGCCAGGCGACGGACACCCATGGCGCGGTGGCGGAAGTGGCGCGCCAGCCCTTCGGTTCGGTGCTGCTCGTGTTGCTGGGCGTGGGCCTGCTGGCGTTCGCGCTGTGGCGCTTCGCCCAGGCCGCGTGGGATTTGGAAGACAAGGGCCGCTCCGGGAAGGGGCTGGCGGCGCGCGTGGGCATGGTGGGCAGCGGGGTGATTCACGCCAGCCTCGCGCTCACGGCCTTCAACCTGCTCCGTGGCCGTGGAGGCGGTGGGGGTGGTGGCAATCAGAGCCTCACCGCGAAGCTGCTGTCACAGCCCTTTGGTCAGGCGCTGGTCGTGCTCGTGGGCCTGTCGGTGATGGCGTTCGCCGGCTACCAGTTCTACCGGGCCTGGAAGGGGAAGATGCTGGAGAAGCTCACCCTGTCCGGACTGGCGGCGCGTCAGCGGACCTGGGTGGAGCGCATCTGCAAGGCCGGGGTCGCCGCGCGCGGCGTGGTGTTCCTGCTGGTGGGCTGGTTCTTCATCCAGGCCGCGTTGAACGCGGACCCCGGTGAAGCGGGCGGCCTGGGCGAAGCGCTGGGCACGTTGGCGGCACAGCCCTTCGGACCCTGGTTGCTGGGCGCCGTGGCCCTGGGGTTGGTGGGGTACGCCGTGTACCAGTTCTGCGCGGCGCGCTACCGGCACATCCCCACGCCGTGACGGGGGCTCAGACGCAGCGCCGCTCGAGGGACGGGGCGGTGGTGCCCAGCAGCTCGGCGGCCATCGGTCCGTGCGTTCCCACCAGTGCGGGGTAGGCGTCGATGGGCGCGGCGCAGCCCACGACGAAGTCCGTGGCCTCGCGCAGCTTCGTCAACGCGAAGTCCGTGCAGTGAATGGTGAGGAGGGGGAGGATGCCGGGCTCGCTGAGCCACTTCACGCCGTCCGACAAGTCGTGGGCGCTCACGAAGGATTGCACCGCGTCGCGGAGCCTGCGGCTCTCCGCCATGGCGACGGGGAGCCCGCTGCGCCGGTCCCGTTGTGGGGCGGGGACGTAGGGGGCCGAGTCATCCTCGCGCGGCATGATGATGCTCTCAATCCACATCGGATGGACCCCTGACGGAAGCGCTGGTTCGAGCATGACGACGGGCGCGGAAGATTCCGTCGCACGCCGAACCGTGACGGCATGATGCACGAGTCCTGATTCCGTTCCGGCGCCAAGTCCTTCCCGGAAGGCGTCACGTGTACGAAAGCGGAGGATATTCGGGGGGCCCTCGGGTCAGGCCTCGCGTGGCAAATCCACCACGAAGGCCGCGCCGCCGCCAGGGGTCTCCTCGACGTGGACACGCCCTCCGTGGGCCTCGACGATTTGCCGGACGATGTGGAGCCCCAGGCCCAGGCCGCCGCGCCGCTGGGCGTTGTCGCCCTGGGTGAAGCGCTCGAAGACGCGGTCCCGGTCCGCCGCGGGGATGCCCGGTCCGCTGTCCTGCACCACCACGCGGATGGTGGCGGGCTCGCACGTCAGCGACACCTTCACGGGTTTGCCCGCGCCGTAGCGGAAGGCGTTGCTGAGCAGGTTGCTCAGCACCTGCTCCATGCGCAGCCGGTCGAAGCGGCCCGTCGCCGTGGCGTCCACCTGCGCGTCCAGCGCCACACCCGCCAGCCGCGCCTCTTCGGTGAAGCGGGAGACGACGTCCGTCACCACCAGCGCCAGGTCCCCTTCGGAGAACTGGAAGTCCAGCTTGCCCGTCTGGATGCGGCTGACATCCAGCAGGTTGTCCACCAGCGCGCCCAGCCGGCGGAGCTGGCGCTCCGTGTTGTCCAGCTTCCCCACCACCTTCTCCGAGCCCAGCAGTTGGCCGGGCGCGGTGTCCCCCATGCGCCGCAGCGTCTGGACCTGGAGCCGCAGCGAGGTGAGCGGCGTGCGCAGCTCGTGGCTGGCCATGGAGAGAAAGTCGTCGCGCGTGCGCACCGCCTCCTGCAGCGCGGCCTCCGTCTCCTTCAGCGCGGTGATGTCCAGGATGGCCCCGCGCACCACGGCCACGTTGCCGGAGGCGTCGCGAATCACCCGGGCGCGGCTGGTGAGCCAGTGCCAGCTCCCGTCCGGCCAGCACGTGCGGAAGGTGGAGGTGTAGGCGTCCACCTGCTGGGTGAACAGCAGGGTGACCTGGGCCTCCACCTCCGCGCGGTCGTCCGGATGGATGGAGGCGAGGAACATCTCGTGGGTCCACACCGCCTGCGGCTGCGCGTAGCCGTAGAGCCGGTCATGCGCCTCGGAGCGGAACACCTGTCCGGTGACGAGGTTCGTCTCCCAGACGGCCATCTGCGCGGAGTCGAGCGCCACCTGGAAGCGCTCACCCAACTGCCGGAAGCGCTCCTCGATGCGCGCCACCTCGCTCTCGGCGTGCTGGCGCTGGGTGATGTCCGCGGCGAGCACCCACGTCTCGTCGCCCACCGCGCGGACCGTCACCTCCAGCCAGGTGCGTGAGGGCAGCTCCGCGAGGAAGCGCCCGCCTTCGCGCGCGTTGAGCGCCGCCATCAGCCGCTCGTGCAGCACCGTGCCCGTCAGCTCGGGGCGGGCGAGCCAGGGCTCCTGGCCGCGCACCTGCTCGGCGGGCAGGCCCAGCAGGGCGGCGGCGCGCGCGTTCAGCTCACGCACCCGGCCCTGGGCATCCAGCGTGAAGAAGGCCTCGCCCATCATCTCCTGAAGCACACACAGCCGGGCCTCGGCGGACAGGGCGGCCTGGTCGGCGGCGTGGGCGGGCATCTCGGTGAGGGGGGCCAGCTCCGAGGGACGGCCGGGCTCGGAAGACGGAGCGAGTCTCATGGGGCCTGGAAACGTCTCCTGACCTTCCGGAGGCGTCAAGCCGTCTGGCTCGGAGCTCGTGGGAGTGCGCGGCGCGTCACGCGGTGCGTGATGCCGGTCCCTCCGCCCCCGCTTCCGGCCCCCCGGAGGCCCCGACTCACCCATGCGCGCTCAGCCTCCGTTTGCTTCCGCCGTGGGGTCCACCAGGGGTTCAGGCATGACCCAGAGCGCCGTGGGCTGAAGATAGGCCGCGTTGAACGCGAAGAGGATGCCCGTCCAGCGGTCCCAGAAGTCGGCCCAATTGTACTCAGTGGGCGGCGAGGTGAACGGATTACCGTCCCGGTCTCCCTGGCTGTAGGCGAAGTCCGCGTACGTCCACGTCATCGTCCCGAAGTCCGTGGACAAGAGCGGGGTGAGGGTCCGCAGCAGCTCGACGCGCGACACTTCATCCGGGCGTTGGACGGCGGGCGAGAAGACGGGCTGCGCCATGTCGTGCTGCTCGCGCCAGGCGATGTAGTTGTTGCCCATGGCAATCAGCGCGTCGCGCGTGGCGGGCGTGGGCGCCAGGCGGGCCTCTTCGTACAGCGCGAAGGCCGCCACCAGCAGGCTCTTCCAGTGCATGCCCGGAAAGAGGGTGTTGAACTGGAAGGGACGCGGCGAGTCGAAGGCGTGGGCGAGCGCGTAGTCGAAGGCCTGCCGGGACTGCGCGGGCACCGCGTCCACCAGCGTGAACTCCGTCAGCACGCGCTCGGGCGTCACCGCGCCCGCGCCCGCGCGCCAGTTCATGTAGAGGCGCCCCGAGCCGCCGATGTCCGAGAAGATGGCGAGGTTGCTCTCGTTGAGCGTGCGCTCCAGCGTGTCCACCACGCGCTCCGCCTTGTCGAGCGGGTGCACGCCGGGCGCGCTCGCGTAGAGCGCCGCGAGCCGGGCCGTGGTGGTGAGCAGCGTGCGCGGGTCCAACAGGGCCGCGCCATTCATGGCCGTGGTGAGCGAGGCGAGCGACGCCGCCACGTCGAAGGGCAGGCCGGACAGCACGAGCTGCAGGCCCAGCCGCTCCACGGAGAGGTGCAAGGTGCCCGAAAGGCCCACGCGCCCCAGCGCCTGCTGGAGCGACAGGGAGGGCTGGCCCCTCGCGACCCGGATGATGCCGCGGGCCAGGGACGCGCCCAGCAGGCCCTCACCACCCGTGCGGGAGGCGTGCGGCGCGAAGACGAACCAGTTGGGTCGCACGGCGCTGGTTCCACCCGGAGTGAGCGTGGGGTCCAGCAGGCCGCCGATGTCGTACGCCAGCTCGATGTAGCCCGCGGTGATGAGGTTGTTGTCCTCCAGCGGCGTGGTCTGGGCGTGGGACGGCGTGGCCAGCAGCACGCTCGCGAGGAGCAGCGCGCACGGCAGGCGCAGGGCGATGTGGGGAGGGGTGAGGTGCATGGGCGCGGAACCACCTGCAAAGGGGTTCCAGGGAAGTAGTCACGTCCATGCACCTTCCAATGCATTCCTCGGGCGGCGTGAGCAAAAGCGTCCGCCACGCGACGCTCACATCCTCACGGGCAGGGGCCGCAATCCAGTGCGCAGTTGTCGTACCGGTGGGAGGTGCCGCAGCGCTCGGTGGCCTGGCACACCCCGTCCCCACATTGATTCACATCCGCGGGGGACAGCCGCGTGGTGATGGGGAGGTAGGTGACGCCGCCCGCCGTGCAGGTGGCGAAGAAGAGCCCGCCTTCGTCCAGCGTGCAGTGGGACGTACAGTCGCCCACGTGCACCATGGGGGCACATGGCACCTCGGTCTCCGTGCCGTCGTCGAGCAGGCCCGCGCAGGCGCGAGAGGTGCTCTCCTGCGGGCCCAGGGGCGCGCGCTCCGCGGCCACGTAGAGGCCTTCCTCGTTGAAGAGGTTGCCGAAGAAGCACGACTCCTTGCGGGAGTAGGTGATGATTTCCTCCGCCGTGTAGGGGATGACGTCCCCGGCGGCGTCCCGGCCGAGCACGGAGATGAGCAGCGACTCTCCCAGTCGGTTGCCGTGGGCCGCCAGGCACGCGGAGACGATTTGCTGCTCGGCCAGCGTGGCCGCGTTGCCCGCGGCCCAGCTCGGCGCCAGTCCCAGCCCGCCGTCCCAGGTGTACTGCACGCTGGTGGTTGGGGAGGTGAAGGTGCGCGTCTGCCCGTCGGGCACCGCGCAGCGGACCACGTAGCGCATCGCCATGTCGGCCAGGGAGGGATTGGACTGGAACCAGGTGGTGAAGGCCGTCGACGACAGCCCATTGAACGACAGGCCGTTGAATGACAGCCCATTGAACGACAGGCCATTGAATGACAGGCCATTGAACGACAGCCCGTTGATGGACTCCTGCGGTTGCACCTGCGCACCCGTGGGAGGCGGTGCCTCCGGCATCAGGGGCTCACAGCCCGTCAGGCCCAGCGCCGTCACAGCGAGCAGCGGAAACGTCTTCGCGAACAGTGGCTTTTTCATCGACTCCCCAAGTGGGTCCAGGTCGCCGGGTGGCTCGCGGTGCGAGACCCGGAAACGGCCAGTCGAGACGTGCGGGCATGCGGCAGGGTGGCCTGCGCGCAAAATTGCGCCAGTGATGCGTGCGGTCAACCAGCACCCACGGGTGATGTTTGCAATCGCTGACAGTCTGGCCATGTGGGAGTGCGCGCCGTGGGGGCTGGTGGACGTGCCTTGGGGGGCGAGGGCGCCGTGGCGTTGTGGACGCGGCCGTGAGCTTCCGTCGGTTGATGGATGCTGCCTGTGTTGAGGCCCGGAGCTTGGGCCCGGCACGCATGGGCTGCGTCCGTTCCGCGTGGTGTCATCTCTTCAGCGGGAACTGGCATCGCAGGAGCGTGCGATGGGTGAT
This genomic window from Myxococcus hansupus contains:
- the gstA gene encoding glutathione transferase GstA, which encodes MKLFHAPGACSLSPHIVLREGGLPFTLEKVDIRAKKTETGADFLAINAKGYVPAIQFDDGSVLTEVPAILQFLADQVPDKKLAPANGTLERYRLQETLSFISSELHKGFSPLFNPALPEAAGQLTRERLALRLGHAESVVAKQAFIAGDQFTIADAYLFTVLNWAGHTKVDLTPFPALRAYHARVAERPAVQEALKAEGLVK
- a CDS encoding TIGR02452 family protein, producing the protein MSLKGIGQQTLDVIERGQYLAPSGRRVDLGDSVERAVQGTVLYRPGEFSRITVDTSPVEPPSGVRIEVTAEKTGAAARRLVEAGAAHVGALNFASAKNPGGGFLGGAKAQEEDLARCSALYPCLLTQRDYYDANRADPSPLYTDHLIYAPDVPFVRDESLAFLEQPFQVSILTAPAPNAGVALSRDSGVGASIREVLQSRALNVLRVAAHQGHRTLVLGAWGCGVFRNNPVEVAEAFALALASFPGAFTHVVFAVYERGGDGPNLRAFQARFG
- a CDS encoding DUF1206 domain-containing protein, yielding MATGTLRRPDLQRAARAGREASRSGVEWAARAGYTARGAVYAVIGALALMLATGEGGQATDTHGAVAEVARQPFGSVLLVLLGVGLLAFALWRFAQAAWDLEDKGRSGKGLAARVGMVGSGVIHASLALTAFNLLRGRGGGGGGGNQSLTAKLLSQPFGQALVVLVGLSVMAFAGYQFYRAWKGKMLEKLTLSGLAARQRTWVERICKAGVAARGVVFLLVGWFFIQAALNADPGEAGGLGEALGTLAAQPFGPWLLGAVALGLVGYAVYQFCAARYRHIPTP
- a CDS encoding sensor histidine kinase, whose amino-acid sequence is MGESGPPGGRKRGRRDRHHAPRDAPRTPTSSEPDGLTPPEGQETFPGPMRLAPSSEPGRPSELAPLTEMPAHAADQAALSAEARLCVLQEMMGEAFFTLDAQGRVRELNARAAALLGLPAEQVRGQEPWLARPELTGTVLHERLMAALNAREGGRFLAELPSRTWLEVTVRAVGDETWVLAADITQRQHAESEVARIEERFRQLGERFQVALDSAQMAVWETNLVTGQVFRSEAHDRLYGYAQPQAVWTHEMFLASIHPDDRAEVEAQVTLLFTQQVDAYTSTFRTCWPDGSWHWLTSRARVIRDASGNVAVVRGAILDITALKETEAALQEAVRTRDDFLSMASHELRTPLTSLRLQVQTLRRMGDTAPGQLLGSEKVVGKLDNTERQLRRLGALVDNLLDVSRIQTGKLDFQFSEGDLALVVTDVVSRFTEEARLAGVALDAQVDATATGRFDRLRMEQVLSNLLSNAFRYGAGKPVKVSLTCEPATIRVVVQDSGPGIPAADRDRVFERFTQGDNAQRRGGLGLGLHIVRQIVEAHGGRVHVEETPGGGAAFVVDLPREA